In a single window of the Halomicroarcula saliterrae genome:
- a CDS encoding ABC transporter substrate-binding protein: MQRRDFVAASGVAAVSALAGCDEMDSGSAPTGDQYSVTMEPVGEVTFDSVPETWATYTPGYAEMGLALGQADGLQSIGNKPRFHTDWYTQFGVDIDKSSLQQLYDGGVGKEQFINMGSDVHLIDPNWLINNFKGWEQSDIDNIVQTSGPFVGNVIFRQTDGWHDYPYYSLYEAFEKVAAVFQQQERYEAFASLHEEYVEGRVGDNLPPQSERPEVMLVFGAGNEPAEFSPYRLNEGGTGTKHLDDLGVQDALEGSDVEGLSSSNREKIDFETMLDVDPDVVLMKGHESQSAAEFRDTVVSYMESDDVASELTAVQNGRVYRGGPVYQGPLSNFLLVERTAKDLYPETFSGELFDRDRVTDIIAGNN, encoded by the coding sequence ATGCAACGACGCGATTTCGTGGCGGCCAGCGGGGTAGCAGCTGTAAGCGCGCTCGCCGGGTGTGACGAGATGGATTCCGGTTCGGCACCGACTGGGGACCAGTACTCGGTGACCATGGAACCGGTGGGCGAGGTCACTTTCGACAGTGTTCCGGAGACGTGGGCGACGTACACTCCCGGCTACGCTGAGATGGGACTCGCTCTGGGGCAGGCCGATGGGCTTCAGAGCATCGGTAACAAGCCCCGGTTCCACACTGACTGGTACACGCAGTTCGGCGTCGACATCGACAAGAGCTCGCTGCAACAGCTCTACGATGGCGGTGTCGGCAAGGAGCAGTTCATCAACATGGGCTCCGACGTCCACCTCATCGACCCCAACTGGCTCATCAACAACTTCAAAGGGTGGGAACAGTCGGATATCGATAACATCGTCCAGACCAGCGGTCCGTTCGTCGGGAACGTCATCTTCCGGCAGACGGACGGCTGGCACGATTACCCGTACTACAGCCTGTACGAGGCCTTCGAGAAGGTCGCTGCGGTGTTCCAGCAACAAGAGCGCTACGAGGCCTTCGCCTCCTTGCATGAGGAGTACGTCGAGGGCCGGGTCGGGGACAATCTGCCGCCACAGTCAGAGCGGCCCGAGGTCATGCTCGTGTTCGGTGCCGGCAACGAACCGGCGGAGTTCTCGCCCTACCGTCTCAACGAGGGCGGCACCGGGACCAAGCACCTCGACGACCTCGGTGTGCAGGACGCACTCGAAGGGAGCGACGTCGAGGGGCTCAGTTCCAGCAACCGCGAGAAGATCGATTTCGAGACGATGCTCGACGTCGACCCCGACGTCGTTCTCATGAAGGGCCACGAGAGCCAGTCGGCGGCGGAGTTCCGGGACACCGTCGTCTCGTATATGGAGTCCGACGACGTCGCGAGCGAACTCACCGCCGTCCAGAACGGCCGTGTCTACCGCGGTGGACCGGTGTATCAGGGCCCGCTGTCGAACTTCCTGCTCGTCGAACGGACCGCCAAAGACCTCTACCCGGAGACCTTCTCCGGGGAGCTGTTCGACCGCGACCGAGTGACGGACATCATCGCCGGGAACAACTGA
- a CDS encoding FecCD family ABC transporter permease, whose product MARETTSHSRQESGFGGWIDASLVSLIGVSVVVTVVAGLVQVSYGPFKMTLSETWRAVFNPAVIFDLGAWRAFLLGGDVPDVGRRSIVVWLLRLPRVFTGVLVGANLAIAGAIFQAVTRNELASSQTLGVNAGAGLAVLLTLVVYTELAPLLPFVAALGGALAFVVVYAISWDGGTSPVRLILAGIIVATVFNSLQTALFFYADNLGVVQSALQWTTGSLTGVDWEQVRTVLPWTAVLVPVALVGGRHLNVLVLGEDTAQSLGMNVERMRFGLSGVAILAASSAIAVAGVVGFVGLIVPHLVRTIVGSDYRRVLLGSVFVGPALMTVADVGARLGPAILGFGVGVGAVLVGVATFVGGRAGRRRIRVTLGEGYTRFTALSVGIGAVALAVTLATGGPTVTDTQLPVGVVTGLVGGPYFLYLMRRRQKLGDI is encoded by the coding sequence ATGGCGAGAGAGACCACGAGCCACAGCCGGCAGGAGTCGGGCTTTGGAGGGTGGATAGACGCGTCGCTGGTCTCACTCATCGGCGTGAGCGTCGTCGTGACAGTCGTCGCTGGACTCGTGCAGGTCAGCTACGGTCCGTTCAAGATGACTCTGTCCGAGACCTGGCGAGCCGTGTTCAATCCTGCGGTCATCTTCGACCTCGGTGCTTGGCGGGCGTTTCTGCTCGGCGGGGACGTCCCGGACGTCGGGCGGCGCTCTATCGTGGTCTGGCTCCTCCGACTCCCCCGCGTCTTCACCGGCGTGCTCGTCGGCGCGAACCTGGCGATAGCGGGCGCGATATTTCAGGCGGTCACGCGCAACGAACTCGCCAGCTCGCAGACGCTGGGGGTCAACGCGGGCGCCGGGCTTGCCGTCCTCCTGACGCTGGTCGTCTACACCGAACTCGCGCCCCTGCTCCCGTTCGTCGCCGCGCTGGGTGGCGCTCTCGCCTTCGTCGTCGTCTACGCGATATCGTGGGACGGCGGGACGAGTCCAGTCCGCCTGATTCTGGCCGGTATCATCGTCGCGACGGTGTTCAACTCGCTCCAGACAGCCCTGTTCTTCTACGCCGATAACCTCGGGGTAGTCCAGTCCGCGCTCCAGTGGACGACCGGCTCACTGACCGGGGTCGACTGGGAGCAGGTTCGCACCGTCCTCCCGTGGACGGCCGTTCTCGTGCCGGTCGCGCTCGTGGGCGGCCGACATCTCAACGTGCTCGTGCTCGGCGAAGACACCGCACAGTCACTGGGGATGAACGTAGAGCGGATGCGCTTTGGACTCTCCGGGGTCGCTATCCTCGCCGCGAGCTCCGCCATCGCCGTCGCCGGCGTCGTCGGGTTCGTCGGCCTCATCGTCCCGCATCTGGTCCGGACTATCGTCGGGAGCGACTACCGGCGGGTCCTGTTAGGGTCGGTGTTCGTCGGCCCCGCGCTGATGACGGTCGCCGACGTGGGAGCGCGACTGGGTCCCGCGATTCTGGGCTTCGGTGTCGGGGTCGGCGCCGTTCTCGTCGGTGTCGCGACCTTCGTCGGCGGCAGGGCGGGCCGGCGCCGTATCCGGGTCACGCTGGGTGAGGGCTACACGCGGTTCACGGCTCTCAGCGTCGGTATCGGAGCCGTCGCCCTCGCGGTAACGCTCGCCACTGGCGGGCCGACGGTCACAGACACACAGCTCCCGGTCGGCGTGGTGACGGGGCTCGTCGGTGGACCCTACTTCCTCTACCTGATGCGACGACGGCAGAAACTGGGTGATATCTGA
- a CDS encoding ABC transporter ATP-binding protein: MATQQTDGTEDSTAEAVSGVSASDSALLATDIELSYPSSDGPVVSVDRLDIPEGEITALVGPNGSGKSTVIKALADQLGPDSGEILLDGEDIASYGGKELARELGHLSQENDAPGSVSVEDLVYHGRYPYRSFFGAVGDDDRRAVERAIDLAGVDHLREENVGNLSGGQKQLAFIAMVLAQETDVLLLDEPTTYLDLHHQLRVMETVERLNDERDVTVAVVLHDIAQAARFADYIVALDGGELYDWGPPTDVVTEELLRDVFDVEAAVRYTPEPEITPERSL, from the coding sequence ATGGCAACACAGCAAACAGACGGAACGGAGGACAGCACTGCTGAGGCGGTGTCGGGCGTGTCCGCGTCGGACAGCGCTCTCTTGGCGACCGATATCGAGCTCAGCTACCCGAGCAGCGACGGTCCGGTGGTCAGTGTCGACCGCCTCGACATCCCCGAGGGCGAGATAACGGCACTCGTCGGGCCAAACGGCAGCGGGAAGAGCACCGTCATCAAGGCGCTCGCAGACCAGCTGGGTCCCGACAGCGGCGAGATACTGCTGGACGGCGAGGACATCGCGAGCTACGGCGGAAAGGAGCTGGCCCGGGAGCTGGGCCATCTCTCACAGGAGAACGACGCCCCGGGGTCGGTCAGCGTCGAGGACCTCGTCTACCACGGTCGCTACCCGTACCGGAGCTTCTTCGGCGCCGTCGGTGACGACGACCGTCGGGCAGTGGAGCGGGCCATCGACCTCGCCGGCGTCGACCATCTCCGCGAGGAGAACGTCGGCAATCTCTCGGGCGGCCAGAAACAGCTCGCCTTCATCGCGATGGTCCTGGCACAGGAGACTGACGTGCTCTTGCTCGACGAGCCGACGACCTATCTGGACCTCCACCACCAGCTCCGCGTGATGGAGACCGTCGAACGACTCAACGACGAGCGCGATGTCACGGTCGCCGTCGTGCTCCACGACATCGCGCAGGCGGCCCGCTTTGCCGACTACATCGTCGCGCTGGACGGCGGCGAACTGTACGACTGGGGGCCGCCGACGGACGTGGTCACCGAGGAACTGCTCAGGGACGTCTTCGACGTGGAGGCGGCCGTGCGCTACACGCCCGAACCGGAGATAACGCCCGAGCGCTCGCTGTGA
- a CDS encoding thiolase family protein: MGVAVIGASMTKFGQRDAWLRELLSQAGEECLDDAGVTPTDVEHLYVSNMASGEFEGQTGVMNMLAHDLGVLPAYSERVDQTSSSGGAGIYEAWQSVASGASEMTLLVGGEKMTHKTTGQATDIIASITHPAEYKHGITLPSFAGMTARHYLERFDAPRESLARVAVKNHRNGVDNPHAQFQKEITMEEALESPIIADPLRLYDFCPITDGSAAMLFTTEERAAEMTDEYAVVSGIGGATDTHVVHERDDPTVMGGVVESSKEAYGMAGLGPDDLDVAELHDMFTILEFLQLEGIGVADQGTAWELAVDGTTAKDGDLPINTSGGLKSKGHPLGASGVAQGVEIYEQLVGEAGPRQVEADTALACNVGGFGNCVITTIMEAAE; this comes from the coding sequence ATGGGAGTCGCAGTAATCGGCGCGTCGATGACGAAGTTCGGCCAGCGCGACGCCTGGCTCCGGGAGCTCCTCTCACAGGCGGGCGAGGAGTGTCTCGACGACGCCGGCGTGACACCGACGGATGTAGAGCACCTGTACGTCTCGAACATGGCCAGCGGCGAGTTCGAGGGCCAGACGGGCGTGATGAACATGCTGGCCCACGACCTGGGCGTGTTGCCCGCGTACAGCGAGCGGGTCGACCAGACCTCCTCCTCCGGCGGGGCGGGCATCTACGAGGCCTGGCAGTCGGTCGCCTCCGGCGCCAGCGAAATGACGCTGCTCGTCGGCGGGGAGAAGATGACCCACAAGACCACCGGACAGGCGACGGACATCATCGCCTCCATCACCCACCCGGCCGAGTACAAGCACGGTATCACCCTCCCCTCCTTTGCCGGCATGACCGCCCGGCACTATCTGGAGCGGTTCGACGCCCCCCGGGAGTCGCTGGCCCGCGTGGCCGTGAAGAACCACAGGAACGGCGTGGACAATCCCCACGCGCAGTTCCAGAAGGAGATAACGATGGAGGAGGCACTGGAGTCGCCCATCATCGCGGACCCGCTGCGCCTCTATGACTTCTGTCCAATCACGGACGGCAGCGCCGCCATGCTGTTCACGACCGAGGAGCGCGCAGCGGAGATGACGGACGAGTACGCCGTCGTCTCCGGCATCGGCGGGGCGACGGACACCCACGTCGTCCACGAGCGCGACGACCCGACCGTCATGGGCGGCGTCGTCGAGTCCAGCAAGGAGGCTTACGGGATGGCCGGCCTCGGTCCCGACGACCTGGACGTGGCCGAGCTCCACGACATGTTCACCATTCTGGAGTTCCTCCAGCTGGAGGGTATCGGCGTCGCCGACCAGGGGACCGCCTGGGAGCTGGCGGTGGACGGTACCACGGCGAAGGACGGCGACCTGCCCATCAACACCTCGGGCGGGCTCAAGTCCAAGGGCCACCCGCTGGGTGCCAGCGGCGTCGCACAGGGCGTCGAGATTTACGAACAGCTCGTCGGCGAGGCCGGGCCGCGGCAGGTCGAGGCCGACACCGCGCTCGCGTGTAACGTCGGCGGCTTTGGCAACTGTGTCATCACCACCATCATGGAGGCAGCAGAATGA
- a CDS encoding Zn-ribbon domain-containing OB-fold protein, whose amino-acid sequence MTLEAGICPNGHVSYPTHPRCPECGEPQEETMDLSDERAEVVTWTTSTATPPGVREPNTMAIVEFDISHLDLEDTFVRALGQVTSDDVETGDVVEPVYVEELRDPDVGLKSGNPESQEWGGYRWDPV is encoded by the coding sequence ATGACCCTCGAGGCCGGTATCTGTCCGAACGGGCACGTGTCGTACCCCACGCATCCGCGCTGTCCGGAGTGTGGCGAACCGCAGGAGGAGACGATGGACCTCTCCGACGAGCGGGCGGAGGTCGTCACCTGGACCACCTCGACGGCGACGCCGCCCGGCGTTCGCGAGCCAAACACCATGGCCATCGTCGAGTTCGACATCTCGCACCTGGACCTCGAAGACACGTTCGTCCGAGCGCTGGGCCAGGTGACGAGCGACGACGTGGAGACCGGCGACGTCGTCGAGCCGGTGTACGTCGAGGAGCTCCGTGACCCCGACGTAGGGCTCAAGAGCGGGAACCCGGAGAGTCAGGAGTGGGGCGGCTACCGCTGGGACCCCGTCTGA